The sequence below is a genomic window from Ignavibacteria bacterium.
TGCCTGTTCCAAAATCCAGATTATCATTGTCTGCAACTTGCACATAATCATCAACTCCATCAAACCAATAACCACTAACATCGCCAGAATTATTGTCTTCAATAAGTTGTATTCTCTTTTCGCTATCAGCTGTTTTAACAGTAGGTGTTTTAGATTTATTACCCAGTACAAAATCATTACCAGCAGGTGTAGGTAATACTGTTAACGATTTTATTAACCAACCTCCACCAGTTCCACTTCCATTATTAACTATTCTAGCTATTTCAGTTGATCCAATAGAGAATGTAATATCTCCGCTACCATTAGCATCACTATCAGCTACAATATTGGTAGAACCAGTATTAGAAACTCCTCCAGTAGCCCCTGTAATTCCACTAAGTAAACTACCATCACCTACAAACTTTACTCCAGTACCTGCTGTAATTCTTTTGTTAACAGCATCAACTGTAAGCAGTGTATTACCTGACAAATCTTCTATAACTAATATATCTCCATTGCTATCTGTAGGTTTTACTACTACTTTATCTTTTCTTATTAGAATTGGTAGTTCATTACCTCTCCCATCTGATAGTCTAACTAATGTACTATCAGATAATCCTTGATTATTATTACCAAAATGAACTAAATCTTTATAACTATTAGAAGGAGTTTTATTAGTTAAATCTTTACTTGTGTTAATACCCATATCACACTCCTAGTATTGTGCCCATTTACGATTTAACTGTGACCAATATCTTTCTAGTTTTAGATATCTTAAAATATTAAATGTCTTTATATCATAAAAAAATGTTCTAAAAAACAAACTCATATTAACCTCAATAACAAACTATAGCTCCATTTAACAACTGTAATTTAGTTACAGCTGCTATTAACCTAAATCCAGGTGGAAATATTACACAATTACCGCCTGGATCCGCTAACTTGAGCGTCCCTTCATGTTTTTCATTAGCAGTTTCCAATACAGCAAATTGAGTATAGTCTATAAAATCTATCGTATTAACATTTAAATTCTCATGTAAATTAGTATCAGAAATAAAAATCATTGTTTATTCTCCCTCAATTTATATTCTAAATTGTTAATAGCAAGGTCTATATCTGGATTTACTCTTCTGTTAGAAAGTAGATTAACATATTTATTAACATAATAGATAAACAATTCTAAGTATTCTTCTGGTATATCTAAATAGTCATCTTTACTTGTAATAGGTATTGCACTACGTATTCCTGTTAATATGAACTTAGTATTTTGATTATATGGGAATATAGTTTTATTAAAAAAGAGATATATAGCATCTCCTGAATTATAAAAAGCAAATTCTATCTCTGTACTATTTATACTTTTGGTCATATCCTCTAGAGAAGTCTCTGTAGTAATTGTTTTCACTAAACTTGTAGCTTCGTTAATAGCAATCACTGAACTAACAGATTTTAAGTTAAGTAAATTAAAATCTATTGCTATTATATAAGCCTCAACGCCTTCAATAAATATTGGTACGTGTACTACTGGTAATCCAAACATAAATCACCTTCAAATAGTACTTGAAGAAGTTAATTTATCTCTTACAGCTGGAAAGTTAAAATAGAAAGATATTTTAGCCAACTGTAATGGTTTAATAGCAAGTGTACCTCCAATAAAATCTCCACTTAATTGTGCACCTACTATTAACACTTTATTTGAAACCCCTACAGTACCTATAACTCCAAGACCATTAACAGCATAAATTACACTACTTGTATTAAGATTTTCAAATATTCTTGATATACCTACTTTAGTACTTAAATCACTATTTAGGTTAGTAGTGGCGTAATAACTTAAATTAGTATCTATTAATGGATTAGGTAATGAATAACTAACAGGAGTAACTAAGAATTGTGTTCCAGACTGTCTACCATTAAGAACTATACCTTCAGTCTTACTATTAGCACCAGAATTTAAATCTACTTTATTAAATATATCAGAAGATAAATTCAAAGTAACATTACTACCATTTACAGCCTTTAAGGTTACATTATTATTTGCCGTTAACAGTCCATATAAAATCGATATAAAGTTATTTGTATAACTGTTATTAGATTTAGCTTTAATTTCATATTTAACAGTTAGTAAGTAGTTTGGAGGTACTTCTATCTTTTCACCTACTGAGTTTACAATAAAGTCTCTTGCAAGTAGTACATACGATGTTTCGTTTGTAACATATTTACCTACTAAACCTATTTCGTTTACATAAACAGATTGACTGGTATTATCATTAATTAATGTTCGAGTTATAATCAATGTGGAAGGGTCTTGTAAAGAAACTACAGTATTACTATATAATACAGAAGATGTACTAAATCTTTTGTTTAAACTATAATCAGAAGATAAAACTCTATCAAAATTAATCGAACCATTAATAACTAATCCAGAAGAACTACCTGTAGTGTCTCCAAAATGAATTCCAAAATTAGAAACACTAGAAGCTATAGAACTTTCAACTGCTGTTAAATATCCAACATCTAAAGCAGTAACATCTCCATTAGTTTCTTTTAAACTTCCACTATCTACTATTCCAAATAAATATCCTAGTACCTTAACAAAATTAGATACAAAACTATCTATACCCTTACTTATAGTGTACTTTACATTTCCATTAATATCTTTTAACTCAGTAGTTAATTGCACGTCTAATATAGATTGAGCATAAGATTGAATTCCTTTTTTAGTTTCTACTTCAACTCTAAAATATGGGTTCATACTTCCTCCAGTTAAATAGTCGGATTATAATTACTTGTTTGACCATCTAAATCGGTTTCCAAATTACTACTTACTGTTTCTTCAATAGTTCTTATATCTTTTGATACACTAATATAATCACTTAACTCATTATATACACTTAATACATTACCAGTATAATCAATACATTCTACATCTAAATCAAGATATAATAATTTCGAATAATCACTTATAGATGTTATATCGAATAACATATCTATACTCCTAGTATGATTTACGTTTTTAAAATCATTTAATAAGTTCCAATTTAGTTTACAATTAACAGTTACAGGTTTTTGAGATTGATAAAAGTAATTAAAACTTATACTTTTTTGAATATCATATTTATCAAAATTCTGTAATTGTAATTCACCAATATCATTAACTACATTTAAGTTTACTTCAATATACAATTCACTAATTAAACTTTCAAACTTATAATACTCTTCTCCTACTAAATCAACTACTTTTTGTGATGCTATTAACATAGCTATTTTTAGTAGTAGTAGTGGATATTTATCTAAACTAAAGTTTTCCAATTTATATCTAGATAATCTATTCACATAATTAATTAAATCATCTAAACTTGCTTTTTGATATGGTTCTACTGTGTTTCCATTATAATCTACAAATCTTTTCCATTCCATGAAATCTGTTTTATAAAGATTTAGTCTATCATAAACATAGTTAATAGCATCAGTTATAACATCTTCATTATAGTTTCCAATTGACTGTATATAATCTACTATGTCTTTTACTTGTATTCTCATATTACACTTCTTGGACTTATTACTATAAACTCACCTTGAGTATTTTTCAATAACTCAGATTTTAATCTTGTATCTCCATATAGTTTAATTAAATTAGAATACTTTAAGAAACCTTCAGACTTGGGATCAGAAAATTTAGCTAAACCTAACTTAGCTATTTCTAATACTGTGTAATTAATAACTTCTTCTTCAAATTCAGGTGGTAGTATAGGTTGAATATTTTCGTTTTCTTCATTATCAAAAGTAGCAGTATAATAGATTTTAATTAAATCATTTTTATTTCTAGGATAGTAGTTAAATATTATATCTCCATCTAATATTTCTAATTTGTATGTTAAATCAGAAAGTTTTTCATTATCTTCTGATCTATGATACTCAGCTTTATTTACTTTAACTCTATATTCTCCTAAGAAACCTGGAATATTTAATCTAATATCTTCGTTATCATTTTCTTCATTGTTTTTAGTGAAAGTATATAATCTTGTAGCTACTCTATATTTTAATGCTATTTTCCTTTTAGCTCTTAATAGTTCTCTAACATAAATATTTTCAGGAAAATCTTTAAACTGTGGATCATTACATTTTATTGCTATTTCTGCTATTAACTCCTTATCTGTCATTTATATTACTTCCTTCTTTAGTTTCAAGTAAATCAGCAAATGCCTTAGCAGAAGCTAATTGATTATTCATATCAACAGTATATAACTGGAATTTATCACTTCTACCTAAGTCTTGCATTCCTTCGTTAGCAGCATACTCAATAAACATATCCACATAATCATTGGGAATATTTACTTCTTCTTCAGGGTCACTAAATAAAACTGTATCTTGTTCTAGTATTATTTCTAATCTTTCATAACTGAAATTACCACCTTCTGGAAGTAGATAAATAGAGTTGCTAAATATTGTAAAAAATACGTTTTGTTCTTCACTGTTTACTACTGGTTTATAGTTAATATTCTTACCATACTTGATAGACAAAAAACTTTCTGGATTAACATATTTACAGTTAGTTATTACTTTCTCTCCACCTATTTCTATGGTAGCATATAATTCATATACATTAGTTAGAATAACTTCTTTATCATTAATTACTACTTTAATATTCTGTCCAGTGCTGTTAACATTATCTACTTCAATGTAATCCAGTGATTTAGCAAATTTAGGTGCATAACTACGCATTAACCATTTCAAATTACGTCTTAGTCTACTATAAGCTCTGCGTAAATATCCTAACCTATCTTGCCATGAAAATATCTTACCATCAGAACAGTTATCTACTGGATCACCTAGTTTAAGCGATAAAGATTTATCTAAATCTTTAACCTTCATAGACACTCCTCTGTTATATAATAAAACAGGGAGGGTTTATCCCTCCCTTTGGTATATGGTTACCCGAGATCGTACCCTAATATCAAGTACGCAACCTTAACTAATTTACCAGCACCAGCAGCTTGATGATTAATTTTAAGAAATGTTTTTTCTCTTAATTCTTTCCATTTAGTGGGATCAAAAGAAGAACCACTAGTATGAGCTTTAACACATATATAGGCTTTATCATTATTTGACACAATTTGATCTAGTTTGTAAGCAGTACTTGCAGCCCATGCTGGTAAGTTAGAAACTTCGCTTAAAGTTTCTAAACTACTTACCTGCCAACCTGCCAATTTAGAATTATCAGCATCACTATCAACTACAGGTGCTATAATAACTGTCAATGGCTTATTCATACCACATGGTAAGTAAGTACTTGTAGCATTAATAGCGCTTGCTACTGTACCACCTTGATATACTAGTAAATCGTCTTCAACACTAGTAAGCTTTTCTGTTGCTACTCTAATAAGTTTTGTAATCATATCTCAACTCCTTATTCTAATGGTTGTCCTAATGGGTCAATACTATTATACAACGAAGAATTATCAGTTCCATCTGGCAATACCTTATCAACTACTGTAAATACCCAATGTGCATCAGGATTAAGATCAATAAACCCTTTAACACCATGAACAAATCCATTCATTTTAAGTGGGTTTTCGTTGTTAACTGTAATTAAATCCATAGTAGGATAATTATTTAATTTAACTGGTTTGAAATATTGAGGATCATATAGTATAGCCATGTTTCTCATTCCATTAAGTGTCATAGCATCAGAAGGAATTACATTAACAGTCAGTCCATCAGAAGTAGTGAAAGATTTACCAGTAACTCTCCAATCACTCTTGATATCAGGAACATTTTGTGTCATAAAGTTAATCATAGTTACAAATGATGTATAGAAATCAGCACCACATACTAATGTCTTTGTTTGTGAACCATAATAGGCTTTTCCTTGTAAGAATTTGTTAAATACGTAGACATTAAATGTTCCAAATGAATTATAGTTACCAGCATTAAATCCTTGTGACCAATCAATACCTTTGATAGCAATGTAATGTGATTTAGGTATTTTAGCCAATACTCCATCAGTTGTACCTATCCAATAGCCAGTCTCTGGATCAAAATATTCTGAAGCTTCACCAAATATTGCAGTTTTTTCCCAAGTATCAAAGAAATCTTTAATAGCCTGTTCTCTTGTTCTAGCCATTGGAGATGGAAGTCCTAAGTTCTTACTGACAACTTCGGCAAAGTTCTGAGAACCAAATGCAAATAAATTTCTTTGTAAAATTCCATCTGCCCATGTACCAGTATAAGTCCTAATTTTAGCATCAATCTCATCTTCTTTCATTGCTTTAGCCATTGGAATAATAAACGCAAATTTTTGTGGAACCTTTACATTTGAGACACCCCAGGTAGCTGTACCAGAAGCAATTACTTCAAAACCAGGAACTTTAGCATTTGAATATGTAAACGAACCTCTTCTATCACCAGCCCAATGCCTAAGTACTGTAATTGTACCAGCTTCATAATCAATATCTACAATCTTAGCAATTTCAGGAACTGGTGCAGATGGATGTGCAGCAGGATTATAATATACACAAGAAAAACCACTAACAGCAGCTGTTCTTCTAGGTTCTACCCATGAAAACATTAATAGAATAAATTGTCCTACTTCTAGTCTAGCAATATCACCAACCTGTTTAACATTTCCATCTGGATGAGCTGTTGCAATTTTGTTTTTATTACTTTCGATTTTAATTTTAGTAATTCCTTTGCTGTTAACAGCAGCAACTACTTGAGGGGCTAAATAAATTCTCTGATTAGGTTCAACTTCAACAGGAAACCTATATCTTACATCATTAACTGTAAAACCATCACCTCTTTCTAATTGCTCAAGTATTATTCTCATCATATTTGCACGACCTTCAGCAATTACTGTCACCGCCATATCCTTTTCGAACTGAAAAGGGTTACGTTGATATTCGGGAATAGTGGCAAGTATACTTCTTCCTAAAGTATAAGGAAGGTTTAATGATTGCTGATAATATCCAGCAGAACTACTTCCAGGATATGGAAGAGTAAAACCACCAAATTGACTTGGATTAGCCTTATATAAATCACCCATAGTAAACTCCTATAATTTATTATCTTGTCTTTAATGATCTTAAAAATTCTTCTCTTGGAGTTGAACTTGGTGATGTAGAACCAGATATTCCTGAAGCTTGAGGTACCCTAAATGTTCTAACAGCGTAATTATAAATTTTGGCTAAATCCAATGGTGTCAATTTAGCAGCCCAATCTCTAAATGCTATTAATTGTTCATCTGTCCATCGCATTGCCTGTTTAACTTTATTGATTTCTTCTTGAACTATTTTTTCTCTTCGAGCTTCTTCTTCAGCTTTTCTTTTTAATATTTCTTCAAAAGATTGAGCCTTACTACTTTTGTTCCTGTATTCGTTATACAATTCATCTAAACGCTTGTAATATAGCCAAGCTTTACCGCCAGGGTCTTCCTCAGCTTCTTCTCTGGTTGGTTTATAATCACCAAATTCTTCTCGCATTTTAGCTTTAATAATTTCTGTAATATCTCTTTCTTTAACTAAATCTGGTTTACGTTTATAAACAAACGCTTCCAATACTTCATCATCAGTAAGAAGCTGATCAATTAACTGTTTATACTGACGATATTCTTCTATTTCTGCTGCTATCTTTTGATGTTCGCTATAAAGTTTATCATAACGAGATTGGTATGTCCTTAGAAGTGCTTCTGCTTTCGGCAGGTTAGCAAATCTAGGATCAATTTCTTCTGCTGTTAAACTTGCTTGAGCAGCAGAAGTATCGTCAGTATTTATAGTCAAAGAACTTTCGATCCCTTGATCCCCTAACGGTTGCTGTCCCTCCGCTGGTACATCAAAAACTGACATAATGTCTGGTTCCTGATTACCAGTATCTGAAGGAACATTCCCTTCGGGAATTGTGGACATATTATCAACTATCATAGCTCTACTCCTAATTTAATTATTGTTTGATTATTTGTCAAGTTTCTGTATTAATAATACTTTGAGTAGTGTTTCCTCCGTAAAGTTTTTCAAGTGAAGTTATATTAGTAGCTGGATTTTCGGTTTCTTCCTCTTCTTTACTTTGTTTCAACATATTTAACAGCACCTTATTGTCAATTTCTGCTCTTATAATTCTATTTTCTAACTGTTTATTTATTTCCTTTAGTCTATTTACCATTTCCCGTAATTGTTGTACTTGTCCTTCTAACTGTTTAGCAAAATCTATTTCTTGCATTAAATCATCAAAATCACCTATATCACTTAACTCAAAGGCTTTCTTCATAAATGCATTACGCATATAAGGATCAGATGTATTTTGACTAATTTTGAATAATTCACTTGCTTGGCTTAGTCTCTTTGTAGGTAATCCTTCACCAGGTATAGAAATAACATAATATTTAGCTAATTTAAAATCTTTTAACCATTCCCTGGTAGCTTGAAAATAAATTATTCCATCTCTTGTTCTTGGATCAGCAAATACCAACGTATCTTCTGGTGTTAAATAAGCAATAATATATTCAACTAAAACATTACCAAGTTTATTATTAGGTACTACAATATTATTGAGCAAACTTTCTAATCTATATGAAGCTATTTCTTCCAGTTTCTTTAATGTAGAAAATACTTCTATTTGAGGACTTGGTTCACCTCTCAAAATGTTATTAATACCACTTATTTCATCCATTCCTTTAAGAATTGTATCCATTAAAAATGGATAGAAGTTACTCAAATTAGATATTTGATCTCTTTCAGGTTTTAACAGCACTCCTTCTACAACTTGAGGTATAAATTCCTTTATTACCCCAGGATAACTTCCAAAGTTTTCCCATTTCTGTTTATCTTCTGGAGATATACTGCCTTTGGGAGCTGTCCATCCAGCATTATTAGTTAACATTCCATTTACTATTGCATTTTGAATAGTCTTGGTGAATGCATCTTGCATATCTCTAAGAAAGTGAACCATACCATAAGACTTATACGGTTTACCTCCCCATTCAAAAAATTTAGCTTGTATAGAGAAATCAGTTATAGGGAGTATTTGCTCTAATACTAAATAATCTCCTATCATAAGTTTTCTTCTTACAAAAGTATTCAATTCCATATCAATAGCATTTTTCTCTATAATTTCTTTTTGCCAATCTTCTAAATTCTCTAAAAATACTCTTTGTATATCTCCTGTGTCTATATTCTCTACAAAGTACATATTAGTATATACTTTGTCAAAATATTCACATACATAGACTTTTTCATCAAGAGTTGCTGTTAACTTTTGACTTCCTTCAATACCACTAGTATATTTTTGAAAATCTTCCCATTTTACTCCTGCTTTATACTTTTCGTTAATAGCTTTAATCAATGGGTCGTAAATTCTCTTAGCTTGTTCTAATGATATTTCTTTTTCAATAAAATAACCACTTAAATCTGATAAGTCTCTTTCAAATGTATCGGGATCAAGTATAATACTATCAAGAGGAATACGTTTATATTTTAATCCTAATGTACCTAACTTCCTTTCAGGTAATTCTACTATTCCAGCAATACCCATACCATAAACTAATACATCTCTAATAATTTCTTCCTCTTCAAGCTCGGCTTGACTGTTATATAAAATATGTTTTACTATTTTATCAACAAGAGTAGATATATTAACAGCAACTGTTTGATTTTCATTTATAGGTACTTCTTTTTTAGCCTTTTCATCAAAAGAAACTATTTGAAAAGAAGGTTTAGTTCTAGAAAGAATACTAATCTGTTGCCTAACAGTAGGATATATTTTATTAATACTTACAGGTATATCCCATTTCTGTTGTATTTTTTTTAATTGTTCTGATGTAAATATCGTTTTGGTACCATCTACATCGTTATAAAAATAAGTTTCGCATTTTTTACCATATATTAGCCATCTATCTCTCTCTCCTTTCCAAATAGTTTTTTTCTTTATTAACCTCTCTTCTACTTTCTCAAACTTTAACATATTAAACCCTATAAACTTTATTATTGATTATACGATAGTTAAAAACATTAAACTCTTTTTGTCCATAAGTTTCTAACTCTACAAATCCCCAACTCCATTTATTTAATGGCATATAAGCAGGATATAAATTACTCAAACATCCACTGCTCCAACAGGTTATGTAATGACCATCTAAATTAGGTTCACTATAAGTAGATGGTTGATGATAATGTCCTATTAAAGTGTTCTTTTTAGTTTTATTATAAATTGAACGAGCAGGAGATACAATATTGTAGGTTGCAAAATATTCATGACCATGTAAAATAAATAACTCATTTACTTTAATAGGTTCTTTATTTTCTAACGTAGTTACTCCATATTTGTCTAAATGTAATAAAGACTTTAACTGCATCTCGGATATACCAAATAGTTCTGGAGCCTTTTTATAAAGATATTTAATATACCTTTCTTCATGGTTACCATACTTAAATATTATATCTGCGCTTTTAAATTTTTGTCTAAGATAATGTATAAACTCTCTTGTTAACATTATTTCATCTCTTAAAAATCTTTTATCTGGGTCTCTTTCCCATCTTGATACTGCATAACAGTCAATTATATCTCCATTAAGTATTACAGTATCTATTTTCTTCCTCTTACCGCTGTTAACAGCAATCTCCAATGCTTGTTCAGAGTGATAAGGAATATGTATATCACTTAAAACCAAAATATTATGATCTCCAGTAATTTCAAATCTATTAAAATTATTAGCAATACTTTTGGGTATACCCATAAAAAAATACCTCCACTTAGTTAGTGGAGGTATATGTTACATGCCAAAAGTTACAATTTTCTGGTTTCAAATATTTTTTCTTTATATGTTTTTTATGTTTATCATAAAAGTCTTCTTTTAATGTAACCACCAAAGCTTCATCTTTAGGTTCTTTAAATCTTACTCTCTGTTTATTAACCCCTGGTATCTGTAATCCTGTAATTCTTTCTATTAATGACGCTGTATTTTCAAATCCAATATGA
It includes:
- a CDS encoding DUF1874 domain-containing protein; amino-acid sequence: MKVMCSAVMPQAGKYTIKELTAEEFGELLKKHANGGVEYHIGFENTASLIERITGLQIPGVNKQRVRFKEPKDEALVVTLKEDFYDKHKKHIKKKYLKPENCNFWHVTYTSTN